Proteins encoded in a region of the Stieleria neptunia genome:
- a CDS encoding DUF1501 domain-containing protein, translating into MKPLLDRRQFLSQTASGLGGIALASLLQQQNASADDPPIRPTIDPSRPFAARPTHHRPAAKNVLVIFCSGACSQIDTFDYKPELIKRHGQPMPGAEDLVTFQGQQGMLTQSPWEFKPRGRSGKMVSQLVPQLAELADDMCFIHSLTGKTNTHGPGENFMSTGYTLDGFPSMGAWTTWALGTENENLPAYVAISDPRGTPQSSVNNWGPGFLPAAFQGTQWSANKPISNLEIPAGTSGKTDRATRRFLQRLNERHLQQFPGDEELAARISSYELAAKMQLSVPEVTDLSTESKSTLREYGADDAENTLKAQFAKNCILARRLIEKGVRFVQLFNGAYQTGGEGVSNWDGHKKIHEQYSKHGPVLDQPCAALLRDLKRRGLLKDTLVVWTTEFGRMPTFQKGASGRDHNPDGFTAWMMGAGVKAPFTYGATDEFGYKAVEDVTTVYDFHATILHLLGLDHRRLTFYHNGFERRLTDVHGSVIKPILA; encoded by the coding sequence ATGAAACCCCTTCTGGACCGACGACAGTTTCTTTCCCAGACCGCCAGCGGCTTGGGGGGCATTGCGCTGGCGAGTCTGTTGCAGCAGCAAAACGCGTCGGCCGACGATCCACCGATCCGCCCCACGATCGACCCTTCGCGACCGTTCGCCGCGCGGCCGACACATCATCGGCCGGCGGCCAAGAACGTGCTCGTCATCTTTTGCTCGGGAGCGTGCAGCCAGATCGACACGTTCGACTACAAACCCGAGCTGATCAAACGCCACGGCCAGCCGATGCCGGGTGCCGAGGACTTGGTCACCTTCCAGGGCCAGCAAGGCATGCTGACCCAAAGCCCGTGGGAGTTCAAACCGCGTGGCCGGTCCGGGAAAATGGTCTCGCAGCTCGTGCCACAGTTGGCCGAGCTGGCCGATGACATGTGCTTCATTCACTCGTTGACCGGCAAGACGAACACCCACGGCCCGGGCGAAAATTTTATGTCCACCGGTTACACGTTGGACGGATTCCCCAGCATGGGTGCTTGGACGACCTGGGCCCTTGGAACCGAAAACGAAAACCTGCCTGCCTACGTCGCCATCTCTGACCCCCGCGGCACACCACAATCCAGCGTCAACAATTGGGGACCGGGTTTTCTGCCGGCGGCGTTCCAGGGCACCCAGTGGAGTGCGAACAAGCCGATCAGCAATCTGGAGATCCCCGCCGGTACCAGCGGCAAAACCGATCGCGCGACACGCCGTTTCTTGCAACGATTGAACGAACGGCACCTGCAGCAATTCCCGGGCGATGAAGAACTGGCCGCGCGGATTTCCAGTTACGAACTCGCCGCCAAAATGCAGCTTTCCGTCCCCGAGGTCACCGATCTGTCGACCGAGTCGAAGTCGACGTTGCGCGAGTACGGTGCCGACGATGCGGAGAACACGTTGAAAGCGCAGTTCGCTAAAAACTGCATCTTGGCACGACGGTTGATCGAGAAAGGTGTTCGCTTCGTCCAGCTGTTCAACGGGGCCTATCAAACCGGCGGCGAAGGCGTCAGCAATTGGGACGGCCACAAAAAGATCCACGAGCAATACAGCAAGCACGGACCGGTGCTCGATCAGCCCTGCGCCGCATTACTCCGCGACCTGAAGCGGAGAGGATTGTTGAAAGACACGCTGGTGGTGTGGACGACCGAATTCGGCCGCATGCCGACGTTTCAAAAAGGCGCCAGCGGTCGAGACCACAATCCCGACGGATTCACCGCCTGGATGATGGGGGCCGGAGTCAAGGCGCCGTTCACGTACGGGGCGACCGATGAATTTGGTTACAAAGCCGTGGAGGACGTCACGACCGTGTACGATTTCCACGCCACGATTCTGCATCTGTTGGGGCTCGATCATCGCCGATTGACGTTTTATCACAACGGATTCGAACGCCGCCTGACCGACGTCCATGGATCGGTGATCAAGCCCATCCTGGCGTGA